Proteins encoded by one window of Streptomyces sp. ALI-76-A:
- a CDS encoding ATP/GTP-binding protein has translation MDFKSSDTITGPRTEDHLPHTAQAAVKIVIVGGFGVGKTTMVGSVSEIKPLTTEETMTQAGVGVDDNYGSETKTATTVAMDFGRISITDQLVLYLFGTPGQERFWFLWNGLFEGALGAVVLVDTRRLEVSFDVMDRLEEKGVPYVVAVNTFPDGPRYPIEELRSALDLSEEIPIVECDARRRASSRDTLMTLMRFLHSLAMSGALR, from the coding sequence ATGGACTTCAAAAGCTCTGACACCATCACGGGTCCACGAACCGAGGACCACCTCCCGCACACCGCCCAGGCGGCGGTGAAGATCGTCATCGTGGGCGGCTTCGGGGTCGGCAAGACCACCATGGTCGGCTCGGTCAGCGAGATCAAACCGCTGACCACCGAGGAGACCATGACGCAGGCCGGCGTCGGGGTCGACGACAACTACGGCTCCGAGACCAAGACGGCCACCACCGTGGCGATGGACTTCGGCCGGATCAGCATCACCGACCAGCTGGTGCTGTACCTCTTCGGCACCCCCGGCCAGGAACGCTTCTGGTTCCTGTGGAACGGCCTGTTCGAGGGGGCGCTGGGGGCGGTCGTACTGGTCGACACCCGCCGGCTGGAGGTCAGTTTCGACGTCATGGACCGGCTGGAGGAGAAGGGCGTGCCGTACGTGGTCGCCGTCAACACCTTCCCGGACGGGCCCCGTTACCCCATCGAGGAACTGCGCTCGGCACTCGACCTCAGCGAGGAGATCCCCATCGTCGAGTGCGACGCCCGCCGCCGCGCCTCCAGCCGGGACACCCTGATGACCCTCATGCGGTTCCTGCATTCCCTCGCGATGTCGGGCGCGCTGAGGTGA
- a CDS encoding cytochrome P450: MTPESHSPTGTDPGLAPPPGCPAHGRGPGGLRRLYGPEAEDLSSLYEQLRDEHGPVAPVLLHDDVPMWLVLGHAENLHMVRTPSQFCRDSRLWTPLLDGMVKPDHPLMPHIAWQPIASHVEGDEHLRLRGAVNGAISTIDPRGIRRHINRSTQRLVNRFCEEGTADLVSQFAEHLPMAVMCEILGMPDEYNDRIVQAARDMLRGTETAIASNAYIMDALGRLTARRRAQPEEDFTSYLITHPARLTDDEVREHLRLVLIAAYEATANLTANVLRMVLTDPRFRAQLSGGQMTVPEAVEQSLWNEPPFSTIFAYFAKQDTELGGQRIRRGDGLLFGIAPGNIDPRVRPDLSANMQGNRSHLAFGGGPHECPGQDIGRAIADTGVDALLMRLPDVELECDEDELTWTESMSSRHLVELPVRFAPKPPQDVKLKPGHTQLPPPREAWRIGTRRPEQAPVARTAPQPVVTPPQPPAPTPGPARRRGTWRWLLRWWRGR, translated from the coding sequence GTGACGCCTGAATCCCACTCCCCGACCGGCACGGACCCCGGTCTCGCGCCGCCGCCCGGCTGCCCCGCCCACGGCCGCGGCCCCGGCGGGTTGCGCCGGCTCTACGGCCCGGAGGCGGAGGACCTCAGCTCCCTGTACGAGCAACTGCGGGACGAACACGGCCCGGTGGCGCCCGTGCTGCTCCACGACGACGTGCCGATGTGGCTGGTGCTCGGCCACGCCGAGAACCTGCACATGGTGCGTACACCCTCGCAGTTCTGCCGGGACAGCCGTCTCTGGACCCCGCTCCTGGACGGCATGGTCAAGCCCGACCACCCGCTCATGCCGCACATCGCCTGGCAGCCCATCGCCTCGCACGTCGAGGGCGACGAACACCTCAGGCTGCGCGGCGCGGTCAACGGCGCCATCTCGACCATCGACCCCCGGGGCATCCGTCGGCACATCAACCGCTCCACGCAGCGCCTGGTCAACCGGTTCTGCGAGGAGGGCACCGCCGACCTGGTCAGCCAGTTCGCCGAGCACCTGCCGATGGCCGTGATGTGCGAGATCCTCGGCATGCCCGACGAGTACAACGACCGGATCGTGCAGGCCGCCCGCGACATGCTCCGGGGGACCGAGACCGCGATCGCCAGCAACGCGTACATCATGGACGCCCTCGGCCGGCTCACCGCGCGCCGTCGCGCCCAGCCCGAGGAGGACTTCACCAGCTACCTCATCACCCACCCCGCGCGGCTCACCGACGACGAGGTCCGCGAACACCTGCGGCTGGTGCTGATCGCCGCGTACGAGGCCACCGCCAACCTCACCGCCAACGTGCTGCGGATGGTGCTCACCGACCCGCGTTTCCGCGCCCAGCTCAGCGGCGGACAGATGACGGTGCCGGAGGCGGTCGAGCAGTCCCTGTGGAACGAACCGCCGTTCAGCACGATCTTCGCCTACTTCGCCAAGCAGGACACGGAGTTGGGCGGCCAGCGCATCCGCCGGGGCGACGGTCTGCTCTTCGGCATCGCGCCGGGCAACATCGACCCCCGGGTCCGTCCCGACCTGTCCGCCAACATGCAGGGCAACCGCTCGCACCTCGCGTTCGGCGGCGGGCCGCACGAGTGCCCCGGTCAGGACATCGGACGGGCCATCGCCGACACCGGTGTGGACGCCCTGCTGATGCGGCTGCCGGACGTCGAACTCGAATGCGACGAGGACGAGTTGACCTGGACGGAGTCGATGTCCTCACGCCACCTGGTGGAACTGCCGGTGCGGTTCGCGCCGAAGCCGCCGCAGGACGTGAAGCTCAAGCCGGGGCACACGCAGCTCCCGCCGCCGCGTGAGGCCTGGCGGATCGGCACCCGCCGACCGGAGCAGGCGCCCGTGGCGCGGACGGCACCCCAGCCGGTTGTCACCCCGCCGCAGCCCCCCGCTCCGACGCCCGGACCGGCCCGCCGACGGGGCACCTGGCGCTGGCTCCTGCGCTGGTGGCGCGGCCGCTGA
- a CDS encoding DUF742 domain-containing protein → MTPPQRRRRHPTRQPDPTPPPEERQPPEGPKGNPERLYVITGSDGGERSDLDLVTLIVAEADPPPSATPEQAALLRLCTAPLSVAELSAYLSLPYSVVTVLVTELLAAELVTARAPIIRKALADRSLLEAVMHGLQKL, encoded by the coding sequence ATGACTCCTCCGCAACGCCGGCGGCGACACCCCACGCGGCAACCCGACCCGACGCCCCCGCCCGAGGAACGGCAGCCGCCCGAGGGACCCAAGGGGAACCCCGAGCGGCTGTACGTGATCACCGGGTCGGACGGCGGCGAGCGCTCCGACCTCGACCTGGTCACGTTAATCGTGGCGGAGGCCGATCCCCCGCCCTCCGCCACGCCCGAGCAGGCGGCGCTGCTCCGGCTGTGCACGGCCCCCCTGTCCGTGGCCGAGCTGTCGGCCTATCTGAGCCTGCCGTACAGCGTGGTGACCGTGCTGGTCACCGAGTTGCTGGCGGCCGAACTGGTGACGGCGCGCGCCCCCATCATCCGCAAGGCGCTGGCCGACCGTTCCCTCCTCGAAGCGGTGATGCATGGACTTCAAAAGCTCTGA
- a CDS encoding ATP-binding protein: MVSVQSPPGRRELPYSRVLLLPAIAMAAVTGAAVAVVTEPARSAVGWCGAVATLLVIATAAEAVRRGRTLRDLRAEHERHTAYLERRIAAHDEEMINLAKVIVPAALDRLRAGNSPREVMRDLGDIDPAWRDLPEAQLSLIKTMLKIVDDEEVLRDGTQRSFVNIARRVQAIVHQQASELREMEEDHGRNPEVFDDLLRIDHGTALIGRLADSISVLGGGRPGRQWPEPVALYSVLRGAMSRILEYGRIDLSSIAKVNVKGTAVEPVIHAAAELLDNATRYSPPQTKVHVTATEVQTGVCIEIEDAGVSLSEEARLRAEGMLERAMSGGDLQDLGEAPRLGLAVVGRLCRAYDMQVSLRASAYGGVRAILVVPSDMLTTEPGVGLAHGIGATAVPQPELGALPGPKRTVKKRRPTSPKFITPVPVEDDVREVTEWTANGLPQRRRQIRASLSQRYAEQAAIEQAEREGRPTVWSTVQRDPEPEPEPKAPEPPPGLWVQAFFDGLKRPSPTTPTQPTDEPAHAEADDEGNLK; encoded by the coding sequence ATGGTGAGTGTTCAATCTCCTCCCGGTCGCCGTGAACTCCCGTACTCGCGCGTGCTGTTGCTGCCCGCCATAGCGATGGCCGCGGTGACCGGGGCCGCCGTCGCCGTGGTGACGGAACCGGCCCGGTCGGCCGTCGGCTGGTGCGGTGCCGTCGCGACGCTCCTGGTGATCGCGACGGCGGCCGAAGCGGTCCGCCGCGGCCGGACCCTGCGTGACCTGCGCGCGGAGCACGAGCGTCACACCGCGTATCTGGAACGGCGGATCGCCGCCCACGACGAGGAGATGATCAACCTCGCGAAGGTGATCGTCCCGGCCGCGCTGGACCGGCTGCGGGCCGGCAATTCCCCCAGAGAGGTGATGCGCGACCTCGGCGACATCGACCCCGCGTGGCGCGATCTCCCCGAGGCCCAGCTGTCGTTGATCAAGACGATGCTCAAGATCGTCGACGACGAGGAGGTGCTGCGCGACGGCACCCAGCGGTCCTTCGTCAACATCGCCCGCCGCGTGCAGGCGATCGTGCACCAGCAGGCCAGTGAACTCCGGGAGATGGAGGAGGACCACGGCCGCAACCCCGAGGTCTTCGACGACCTGCTGCGCATCGACCACGGCACCGCGCTGATCGGCCGGCTCGCCGACTCCATCTCCGTCCTCGGCGGCGGCCGCCCCGGCCGCCAGTGGCCCGAACCTGTCGCGCTGTACAGCGTGCTGCGCGGCGCGATGTCCCGGATCCTGGAGTACGGGCGCATCGACCTGTCCTCGATCGCCAAGGTCAACGTCAAGGGCACCGCCGTCGAACCCGTCATCCACGCGGCGGCCGAACTCCTCGACAACGCCACCCGCTACTCGCCCCCGCAGACCAAGGTGCACGTCACCGCCACCGAGGTGCAGACCGGTGTCTGCATCGAGATCGAGGACGCCGGCGTCAGCCTCAGCGAGGAGGCCCGGCTGCGGGCCGAGGGCATGCTGGAGCGCGCCATGTCGGGCGGCGACCTCCAGGACCTCGGCGAGGCGCCGCGCCTCGGCCTCGCCGTCGTCGGCCGGCTCTGCCGGGCGTACGACATGCAGGTCTCGCTGCGCGCCTCCGCGTACGGCGGGGTCCGCGCCATCCTCGTCGTGCCGAGCGACATGCTCACCACCGAGCCCGGCGTCGGACTCGCCCACGGCATCGGCGCCACCGCCGTGCCCCAGCCCGAACTCGGCGCCCTGCCCGGGCCCAAGCGCACGGTCAAGAAGCGCCGCCCCACCAGCCCCAAGTTCATCACCCCGGTCCCGGTGGAGGACGACGTCCGCGAGGTCACCGAGTGGACCGCCAACGGGCTGCCGCAGCGCCGCCGCCAGATCAGGGCCTCCCTCTCGCAGCGGTACGCCGAGCAGGCCGCCATCGAGCAGGCGGAGCGGGAGGGCCGGCCGACCGTCTGGTCGACCGTCCAGCGGGACCCCGAGCCGGAGCCCGAGCCCAAGGCGCCCGAACCCCCGCCGGGCCTGTGGGTCCAGGCGTTCTTCGACGGTCTCAAGCGCCCCAGCCCCACCACACCGACCCAGCCGACCGACGAACCGGCCCACGCCGAGGCCGACGACGAGGGGAACCTCAAGTGA
- a CDS encoding urea amidolyase associated protein UAAP1, which yields MATQTTYGARAHARAQEGARAEAMPVVPARDWPAPPCEAGHLVWAETVAGGNYTHRVLARGTELRLTDPRGEACAHLLLYAADRPWERLNVADTVKVQWNAYLGEGQLLLSDQGRVLASVVADTSGRHDALCGTSTLVRNTERYGDGTPQGPSPAGRELFKLAAAKNGLEPRDLPPSLSFFQGVEVGEDGVLGFTGSAGPGGSVTLRAEQDVTVLVANVPHPADPRPEYVSTPLEVLAWRAEATGPGDPRWDATPEGRRAFLNTAEFLAARGLA from the coding sequence ATGGCGACACAGACCACTTACGGAGCCCGCGCCCACGCACGCGCCCAGGAGGGCGCCCGCGCCGAGGCCATGCCCGTCGTCCCGGCGCGGGACTGGCCGGCCCCGCCCTGCGAGGCGGGCCACCTGGTGTGGGCCGAGACGGTGGCGGGCGGCAACTACACGCACCGGGTCCTGGCCCGCGGCACCGAGCTGCGCCTGACCGACCCGCGCGGCGAAGCCTGCGCCCACCTGCTCCTGTACGCGGCCGACCGGCCCTGGGAGCGGCTGAACGTCGCCGACACGGTGAAGGTCCAGTGGAACGCCTACCTCGGCGAGGGGCAGCTGCTGCTGTCCGACCAGGGCCGGGTCCTCGCCTCGGTCGTCGCCGACACCTCCGGCCGGCACGACGCGCTGTGCGGCACCTCGACGCTCGTCCGCAACACCGAGCGCTACGGCGACGGCACCCCGCAGGGCCCCTCCCCCGCCGGCCGCGAGCTGTTCAAACTGGCGGCCGCCAAGAACGGCCTGGAACCCCGGGACCTGCCGCCCTCGCTCTCCTTCTTCCAGGGTGTGGAGGTGGGCGAGGACGGCGTCCTCGGCTTCACCGGCTCGGCCGGCCCCGGCGGCAGCGTGACCCTGCGCGCCGAGCAGGACGTCACCGTCCTCGTCGCGAACGTGCCGCACCCGGCCGACCCGCGCCCCGAGTACGTCAGCACCCCGCTGGAGGTGCTCGCCTGGCGCGCCGAGGCGACCGGCCCGGGCGACCCCCGGTGGGACGCCACCCCCGAAGGCCGCCGCGCCTTCCTCAACACCGCCGAATTCCTCGCCGCGAGGGGGCTCGCATGA
- a CDS encoding pseudouridine synthase, with protein sequence MRRRTRIPPAPLPQREGVDPVRVRLPAEGRWATVREHLVERLAAGAAVVEGMFDAGLVVGADGRAVAPDAAYVPGMFVWFHREPRPEVPVPFPVAVVYRDEHIVVADKPHFLATTPRGSHVTETALARLRRELGIPALGAAHRLDRLTAGLVLFTVRPEERGAYQSLFRDRLVRKEYEAVARYDPALALPRTVRSRIVKERGVLAAYEVEGEPNAVSRIEPAEHDGRGRGLYRLVPATGQTHQLRVHMNTLGVPILGDPLYPVVTDAVPAGDFRRPLQLLARSLEFTDPVTGVEHRFRSGRVLEAWVSYDDWAAGG encoded by the coding sequence ATGAGACGCAGGACCCGGATCCCGCCCGCTCCCCTGCCGCAGCGCGAGGGGGTGGATCCGGTGCGGGTACGGCTGCCCGCCGAGGGGCGCTGGGCCACCGTGCGCGAGCACCTGGTGGAGCGGCTCGCGGCGGGCGCCGCCGTGGTCGAGGGGATGTTCGACGCGGGGCTGGTCGTCGGGGCGGACGGCCGGGCGGTGGCGCCGGACGCGGCCTATGTGCCCGGGATGTTCGTGTGGTTCCACCGGGAGCCGCGCCCGGAGGTGCCGGTGCCGTTCCCGGTCGCCGTGGTGTACCGCGACGAGCACATCGTCGTCGCCGACAAGCCGCACTTCCTGGCCACCACCCCGCGCGGCAGCCATGTCACCGAGACCGCGCTGGCCCGGCTGCGCCGGGAGCTGGGCATCCCGGCGCTGGGCGCCGCGCACCGGCTGGACCGGCTCACCGCCGGGCTGGTGCTGTTCACCGTACGGCCCGAGGAGCGGGGCGCCTATCAGTCGCTGTTCCGCGACCGGCTGGTACGCAAGGAGTACGAGGCGGTCGCCCGGTACGACCCGGCGCTCGCGCTGCCCCGGACCGTGCGCAGCCGGATCGTGAAGGAGCGCGGGGTGCTCGCCGCCTACGAGGTCGAGGGCGAGCCGAACGCGGTCAGCCGGATCGAGCCGGCCGAGCACGACGGGCGAGGACGCGGCCTGTACCGCCTCGTGCCCGCCACCGGGCAGACCCATCAGCTGCGGGTGCACATGAACACGCTCGGCGTGCCGATCCTCGGCGACCCGCTCTACCCGGTGGTGACCGACGCCGTGCCGGCCGGCGACTTCCGGCGCCCGCTCCAACTGCTGGCGAGAAGCCTGGAGTTCACCGATCCGGTCACGGGGGTGGAGCACCGGTTCCGGAGCGGTCGGGTGCTGGAGGCGTGGGTCTCGTACGACGACTGGGCGGCCGGCGGGTGA
- a CDS encoding TetR/AcrR family transcriptional regulator encodes MGTAGARPGRRVGRPRAAQRPDSGLEPREELLAAAAELFTTLGYAATSTRAVAERAGMRQASMYHYVSGKEELLARLLESTVTPSLAYARELLADDTAPAEDRLWELCRADVEVLCGGPHNLGGLYLLPEVRAERFAGFHAVRAELKDAYRQLIAATAAGGALAKSALELRTDLVFGLIESVILVHRSDPERPVSAFAEATADAALRIAGA; translated from the coding sequence ATGGGGACAGCAGGCGCACGCCCGGGCCGACGGGTCGGCAGGCCGCGAGCCGCGCAGCGGCCGGACAGCGGACTGGAGCCGCGTGAGGAACTCCTCGCGGCCGCCGCGGAGTTGTTCACCACCCTCGGCTACGCGGCCACCTCCACCCGGGCCGTCGCCGAGCGCGCCGGCATGCGCCAGGCGTCCATGTACCACTACGTCTCCGGCAAGGAGGAGCTGCTCGCCCGGCTCCTGGAGTCCACGGTCACGCCTTCCCTCGCGTACGCCCGGGAACTCCTGGCCGACGACACCGCCCCGGCCGAGGACCGGCTGTGGGAGCTGTGCCGGGCGGACGTGGAGGTGCTGTGCGGCGGACCGCACAACCTCGGCGGGCTCTACCTGCTGCCCGAAGTGCGCGCCGAGCGGTTCGCCGGCTTCCACGCCGTGCGCGCCGAACTCAAGGACGCCTACCGGCAGTTGATCGCCGCCACGGCGGCCGGCGGCGCGCTCGCCAAGAGCGCGCTCGAGCTGCGTACGGACCTGGTGTTCGGGCTGATCGAGAGCGTCATCCTCGTGCACCGCTCGGACCCGGAGCGGCCCGTGTCCGCCTTCGCCGAGGCGACGGCGGACGCCGCGCTACGCATCGCCGGGGCCTGA
- a CDS encoding roadblock/LC7 domain-containing protein, which yields MIQQRGNFDWMLTDLAKGVPGIQMIVVLSADGLRIARHGGDPDTADRVAAACAGLQSLATAVAQEIPGSDGEMKMVLIEINGGYFYLMAAGANAYLAVLSDVRAEPGFMSARMSDLVVRIGAHLTSPPRRNGQTV from the coding sequence GTGATCCAGCAGCGAGGCAACTTCGACTGGATGCTCACGGACCTCGCCAAAGGCGTACCGGGCATCCAGATGATCGTGGTGCTCTCCGCCGACGGCCTGCGCATCGCCCGCCACGGCGGCGACCCGGACACCGCCGACCGCGTCGCCGCGGCCTGCGCCGGCCTGCAGAGCCTGGCGACCGCCGTCGCGCAGGAGATCCCGGGCAGCGACGGGGAGATGAAGATGGTCCTCATCGAGATCAACGGCGGCTACTTCTACCTGATGGCCGCGGGCGCCAACGCCTATCTCGCGGTGCTCTCCGACGTGCGCGCCGAGCCCGGCTTCATGAGCGCCCGCATGAGCGACCTGGTCGTGCGGATCGGCGCGCACCTCACGAGCCCGCCCAGGCGCAACGGGCAGACCGTATGA
- a CDS encoding urea amidolyase associated protein UAAP2: MSTHTRPSTRTAVVPARAAWSCVVRAGETLTITDLHGNQAVDFLVYDAHDTSIRYSAPDTIHAQGGIFLTTGSVLMSNEHTPLMSVAADEVGRHDTVGGACSKESNTLRYGHHTWSQHACVDNFLAEGAKYGLGKRDLVSNINWYMNVPVEKDGTLGIVDGLSAPGLKLTLLAERDVLVLVSNCPQINNPCNGFEPTAVEMTITEAGTA, encoded by the coding sequence ATGAGCACGCACACCCGCCCGAGCACGCGCACGGCGGTCGTCCCCGCACGCGCCGCCTGGTCCTGCGTCGTCCGCGCCGGCGAGACGCTCACCATCACCGACCTGCACGGCAACCAGGCCGTCGACTTCCTCGTGTACGACGCCCACGACACCTCCATCCGCTACAGCGCGCCCGACACGATCCACGCGCAGGGCGGCATCTTCCTGACCACGGGCAGTGTGCTCATGTCCAACGAACACACCCCGCTGATGAGCGTGGCCGCCGACGAGGTCGGCCGGCACGACACGGTCGGCGGCGCCTGCTCCAAGGAGTCGAACACCCTGCGGTACGGCCACCACACCTGGTCGCAGCACGCGTGCGTGGACAACTTCCTCGCCGAGGGCGCCAAGTACGGCCTCGGCAAGCGCGACCTCGTCTCCAACATCAACTGGTACATGAACGTGCCGGTCGAGAAGGACGGCACCCTCGGCATCGTCGACGGCCTCTCCGCCCCGGGCCTGAAGCTCACCCTGCTCGCCGAACGCGACGTACTCGTCCTGGTCTCCAACTGCCCGCAGATCAACAACCCGTGCAACGGCTTCGAGCCGACGGCGGTGGAGATGACGATCACCGAGGCGGGCACCGCATGA